The Sporosarcina luteola genome contains a region encoding:
- the cbpB gene encoding cyclic-di-AMP-binding protein CbpB has translation MISVNNRDFLQVPIADYLIPAEKVACVQVGNNAEHALLVLTKTGYSAIPVIDVKNHLRGLLGIGMITDSILGLERIEYEKLADLKVDQIMQTDIPAIKTTDKFQKGLDLLINHTFLCVTEEDGTFAGILTRRVMLKEFKKYLYMK, from the coding sequence ATGATTTCTGTAAATAACAGGGATTTTCTTCAGGTGCCGATTGCCGATTATTTGATTCCTGCTGAAAAAGTGGCATGTGTGCAGGTCGGCAACAACGCGGAACACGCCCTTCTCGTCCTGACGAAAACCGGTTATTCTGCAATACCTGTCATTGATGTAAAGAACCATCTAAGGGGACTTCTAGGGATTGGGATGATCACAGATTCCATATTGGGATTAGAACGAATCGAATATGAAAAGCTGGCAGATCTGAAAGTAGATCAAATTATGCAAACTGACATCCCAGCTATTAAAACAACTGATAAATTCCAAAAAGGGTTGGATTTACTCATTAATCACACATTCCTATGTGTCACTGAAGAAGACGGCACATTTGCGGGTATACTTACGAGAAGAGTTATGTTGAAAGAATTCAAAAAATATCTCTACATGAAGTAA
- a CDS encoding dolichyl-diphosphooligosaccharide--protein glycosyltransferase subunit 2 — MAIWIIPLGIVFVIIGVIGWKAVSKWDAIAATSFDPQDHRIEEAVEDHPFSLNPIIWVIGVAAIFILFVIFYYWASSI; from the coding sequence ATGGCTATATGGATTATTCCGTTAGGGATTGTCTTTGTTATTATCGGCGTCATCGGATGGAAAGCCGTCAGTAAATGGGATGCAATAGCTGCAACGTCGTTTGATCCGCAGGACCATAGAATAGAGGAAGCGGTGGAAGACCATCCGTTCTCATTAAACCCGATTATCTGGGTCATCGGAGTGGCGGCGATTTTTATACTGTTTGTCATTTTCTATTACTGGGCCTCTTCCATATAG
- a CDS encoding MDR family MFS transporter, with translation MKVHKKTNRPLVLISVMLAMFVGAVEATIVSTAMPAIAGELGGFSRYSWIFSAYLLMSTVTVLIYGKLADLFGRKPIFFVGLSIFLFGSILCGFATSMEMLIVFRLIQGLGAGAVMPIATTIVGDIYSTEERAKIQGYLSSVWGISAVSGPVIGGLIVQYWDWKYVFWVNVPLGLLAMVGIYFFLQEPATERKVAIDIKGAALLTTSLSIILFWLVEGGQSFGRSSSTSLLLIILGAGLFTFFIWTERKAEDPMMPFSIWKNPVILYANLVSLTTGVILIGVSSYLPTYVTGVMEQSAMIAGFTLTAMSIGWPIASSVAGHLLIRFGTFTVSFAGGISLVIGSLMFVWMTGESGPLWAAFSSFFVGVGMGLTSTSFIVTIQGAVSREQRGSATAANMFMRNFGNTVGAAIFGAVLNGSLMSTFRGKNLDYEVNDINLLLTEESRSTVPNSKMNILQQALDGSLQWVYVAVLIFAVISLLLILRIPRGKVVLHDDN, from the coding sequence ATGAAAGTACATAAAAAGACCAACCGTCCGCTCGTCCTCATATCCGTAATGTTGGCGATGTTCGTTGGTGCTGTTGAGGCAACAATTGTTTCAACGGCAATGCCTGCCATTGCAGGAGAGCTTGGAGGCTTTTCGAGATATAGTTGGATTTTTTCCGCCTATTTGCTTATGAGTACTGTTACCGTTCTTATTTATGGAAAGTTAGCTGACCTGTTTGGCAGAAAACCGATATTCTTCGTAGGCTTATCTATCTTCTTATTCGGTTCAATACTATGCGGATTCGCTACATCGATGGAAATGCTCATTGTTTTCAGATTGATCCAAGGCTTGGGAGCGGGTGCTGTTATGCCGATAGCGACAACCATTGTCGGGGATATTTACTCCACTGAGGAACGCGCCAAAATCCAAGGGTATTTATCGAGTGTGTGGGGCATATCAGCAGTGTCAGGCCCGGTAATTGGAGGTTTGATTGTCCAATATTGGGATTGGAAATATGTGTTTTGGGTCAATGTACCGTTAGGTTTATTGGCAATGGTGGGAATTTACTTCTTCCTTCAAGAACCGGCTACGGAAAGAAAAGTGGCAATTGATATTAAGGGAGCCGCATTATTGACGACTTCGCTATCGATCATCCTATTTTGGCTTGTTGAAGGCGGACAATCCTTTGGAAGGTCATCGTCAACAAGCCTTCTCCTTATTATTTTAGGTGCTGGGCTCTTTACATTCTTCATATGGACCGAAAGGAAGGCGGAAGATCCGATGATGCCCTTCTCCATTTGGAAGAACCCGGTTATTCTGTATGCCAATCTTGTTTCATTGACTACGGGTGTAATTCTGATTGGTGTGTCCTCGTACCTGCCCACCTATGTAACTGGCGTCATGGAACAGTCTGCAATGATTGCAGGGTTCACATTGACCGCCATGTCGATCGGGTGGCCGATCGCATCTTCCGTCGCTGGACATTTGTTGATCAGGTTCGGCACTTTCACGGTTTCGTTTGCGGGTGGCATCTCCCTTGTGATAGGTTCACTCATGTTTGTTTGGATGACTGGCGAATCAGGTCCTTTATGGGCAGCATTTTCAAGCTTTTTCGTAGGTGTCGGAATGGGCTTGACGAGCACATCCTTCATCGTAACAATCCAAGGGGCTGTCAGCCGTGAACAAAGGGGATCTGCAACAGCGGCGAACATGTTCATGCGCAATTTCGGAAATACGGTTGGAGCGGCCATTTTTGGAGCAGTTTTGAATGGATCATTGATGTCGACGTTCCGAGGGAAAAATCTAGATTATGAAGTGAATGATATTAATCTTTTATTGACGGAAGAGTCAAGGTCGACAGTACCCAATTCAAAGATGAATATTTTACAGCAAGCGCTGGATGGGTCTCTACAATGGGTGTATGTGGCTGTGCTGATTTTTGCAGTTATTAGCCTGCTGCTCATATTGCGGATACCGAGGGGAAAGGTGGTTCTTCATGACGACAACTGA